Within Actinosynnema pretiosum, the genomic segment CCTCGGCCTGCCGCCCGCCAGGCACGAGGGCAAGCGGATCGTGCACGGCGCCCGGCTCGTGCAGGCCGAGACCGACATCCTGCTCGGCTGGACCACCGTGCAGGGGCGGCCGTTCATCGTCCGGCAGTTCCGCAACCGCAAGGGCGAGATCGACCCGACCCTGCTGGGGCGCGCCGAGCTGGAGGACTACGGCCGGTTCGCAGGCGCCCTGCTCGCCCGCGCGCACAGCCGCTCCCTGGACCCCAGGCTGCTCGACGGCTACTTCACCGGCGCGGGGCAGGAGTTCGACGAGGCCTTCGCCGGGTACGCCGTCGACTGCGCGGACCGCACCCGTGCGGACCACGCCGAGTTCGTCCGGGCGGTCCACTCGGGGGTGTTCCCCGCCCTCGGCGTGGAACACGGGTAACGGGCACCGCGCGCGGGTACGTTGCCGGCGTGACGGACTTCGCGTGGGTCGGGCTCATCAGGCACGCCGAGAGCACAGGGAACGTGGCCAGGGAGGTCGCCGAGTCGAGCGCCCTCCACTTCATCGACATCGACGAGCGCGACGCGGACGTCCCGCTGTCGCCGGAGGGCGAGCGCCAGGGCGCCGCGCTCGCCGCGCACTTCGCCGCGCTGCCCGAGGGCGAGCTGCCGGACGTCGTGGTCGCCTCCCCGTGCCGCAGGGCGCTGCACACCGCCATGCTCGCCCTGCCCGACCACCCGGTCGCGCTGGTGGACGAGCGGCTGCGCGACCGCGAGCTCGGCGCGCTCGACCTGCTGACCCGGCGCGGCCTCGCCCACCGCTACCCGGAGGAGCTGGCCCGCAAGCGCAGGCTCGGCAAGTTCTACTACCGGCCGCCGGGCGGCGAGTCCTGGGCCGACGTGGCGCTGCGGCTGCGGTCCCTGCTCGGCGACCTGGAGCGGCAGCACGGCGGCAAGCGGGTGCTGCTCGTCGCGCACGAGGTGACCGCGCTGCTGCTGCGCTACCTCCTGGAGGGCGTGCCCGAGCCGGAGCTGCTGGAGCACGCGCGCACCACCGTCGTGCCGAACGCCTCGCTGACCGCGTGGGAGCGGGTCGGCGACGGCTACCTGCTGCGCGCCGCGCACACCACCGCGCACCTGGGCGACCTCGACCCGCTGGCGGTCGGCGGCCTGTGACACCGGGTTGCTCGTTGGCGCGCACGCTCGACCGCCGTCGATGATGTGCCGGTGAACTCGCCAACCGGGCTGCGCACCGTCGCGGCCACCCGATACGTCACGCCCTTCCGGGAGGGCGGCTCCCTGCCGGGGCTCGTCGAGGCCGACGACCTCGGCATGTACGTGCTGAAGTTCCGGGGCGCGGGCCAGGGCGTCAAGGTGCTCGTCGCCGAGATCGTCGTCGGCGAGCTGGCCCGCCGCCTCGGCTTCCGCGTCCCGGAGATCGTCCTGGTCGAGCTCGACCCGGAGCTGGCCCGCTCCGAGCCCGACCAGGAGGTGCAGGAGCTGCTGCGCGCCAGCGGCGGCCTCAACATCGGGCTGGACTACCTGCCCGGCTCGTTCGACTACAACCCCGTCGTGCGCGCGCCGGAGCCCGCCGAGGCCACCAGGCTGCTGTGGCTCGACGGCCTCGTGCTCAACGTCGACCGCAGCTGGCGCAACCCGAACACCCTGCTGTGGCACCGGAAGCTGTGGCTGATCGACCACGGCGCCGCCCTCTACCCGCACCACTACTGGCGCGCCGACCGGTTCCCCGCCGACCGCTACCGGTTCGACGCGGCCGACCACCTGATGCTGCCGTTCGCGGGCGCCCTGTCCGAAGTGGACGGGGAGCTGTCCGCCGCGATCACCCCCGAGCTGCTCGACGAGGTGCTCGCGCTGGTGCCCGACGAGTGGCTGGAGGGCGACGAGCAGTTCCCAGGGGCCGAGCGGGTCCGCTCCGCCTACCGGGACCTCTTCGCCGCGCGGCTGCGCGCGCCCAGGACGTGGGTCGACGAGCTGGAGGCCGCCCGTGCCGCACGTGTTTGAGTACGCGCTGCTGCGCGCCGTCCCCCGGCAGGAGCGCGGCGAGTTCGTCAACGTCGGCGTGCTGCTCTACAGCGCCCCGCTGGGGTTCCTCGGCGCGCGGGTGCACGTGGACGAGGCGCGCGTGCTCGCGCTCGACCCGCACCTGGACGTGGAGCTGCTGCGCGACAGCCTGACCCACCTCGGCCTGTCCTGCTCCGGGGACCGCGCGGCCGGGCCGGTGTCCGGGACCAGCGCCGGGCAGCGGTTCCGCTGGTTGACCGCGCCGCGCAGCACCATCGTCCAGACCTCGCCCACCCACACCGGGCTCACCGAGGACCCCGACGCGGAGCTGGAGCGGCTGCTCGCCGCGCTGGTGCTGCCACCCCGCCCGCCGGGCGACCACTAGGGTTCCCTGGCAACCTGCGGGCCCGCGCCGCGTCTACCGGTGTGAGGCACCTAGAGCCCAGACGGATCGGGGAATCGACATGAGTGCTGGCCATTACGGGCACCAGCAGAGCCCTGGTTACCGCCAGGCGCCGGTGAGGCGGAGGCGGCGGCCGGGGCGGATCATCGGGTTCGTCCTGGTGGCGCTGCTGCTCGCCGTGGTCGGGATGTGGGTGTACGTCGACACCTCGCTCAGCCGCAGCGACGCGCTGCCCGACTACGAGGGGCGGCCCGCCGACACGCCGGGCACGAACTGGCTGCTGGTCGGGTCCGACGCGCGCGACGACCTCACGGACGAGCAGAGGGAGAACCTCGCCACCGGCGACGCCGCGGGCAGGCGCACGGACACCATCATGCTGCTGCACATCCCCGAGGGCTCGGGGAAGTCGACCCTGGTGAGCATCCCGCGCGACTCGTACGTGGACATCCCGGACAACGGCAAGAACAAGGTCAACGCGGCGTTCGCGTTCGGCGGCGGGCCGCTGCTGGCGCGCACCGTCGAGGGGGCGACCGGCATCCGGATCGACCACTACATGGAGGTCGGGTTCGGCGGGTTCGCGAACGTGGTCGACGCGGTCGGCGGCGTGGAGATGTGCCTGGACGAGCCGCTGAAGGACCCGCTGGCCGGCCTGGACCTGCCCGCCGGGTGCCAGGAGCTGGAGGGCTCGCAGGCGCTGGGCTTCGTGCGCACCCGCGCGTTCGCCACCGCCGACCTGCAGCGCGTGCAGAACCAGCGCGCGTTCCTGTCGGCGCTGGCGGACAAGGCCACCAGCGCGGGCACGCTGCTCAACCCGTTCCGCTCGATCCCGCTGGTGTTCGCGGCGACCGACTCGGTGTCGGTGGGCGACGGCGACCACCTGCACCACCTCGCGGCGATGGCGCTGGGCATGAGCGGCGGCGTGGACAACGTGACGGTGCCGGTCGGCTCGACGCCGACGCTGCCGGGCGTCGGGTCGGTCGTGCAGTGGGACCGGGAGAACGCGCTGCGGCTGTTCGGGGCGCTGGAGAAGGACGAGGCGGTCCCGGCGGACCTGCTGCAGCAGCCGAAGTAGCCGGTCGGCCGCCGGTCGTGGCCCGGTGGCTTGTGACGGGTCGTGAACGCGAGAACGGCGCCGGGGAGAGCTCCCCGGCGCCGTTCTCGCGTTCACCGGGCCTCGCGGACCGGTGTCCGCCCCCCGTGCGCGTCTCGCCGAGCGGTCAGGCCCGCTCGGCCACCTTCCTCGGGTCGGCGGTCCGCTTGGCCGTGGTCTCCGCGGCGGGGCGCTCGGCGACGGCTGTCGCCGCGCTCGCACCGTCGGAGCCGGCTATCCGCGCCGCTGACCCGGTTTCGTACAGGGATGAGACCAGGGCGGATGCCTCGACGATGTCCTCGAACTCGCGGACCAGGTCGTCGAAGATCGGCGTGAGTGACACTTGGTAACCCCCAATTAACCGGTTCGTCCCCCGATCGGACCAAGGGAGCGTACTCGTCCTTACCCCCCTCCCGTCCCCCTTACGCGCGCCGCCGCGATCTTTTTCACGGCGAACCCGCAGCTGGGACCGCATCACTGCGGGTTGCGGCGGTCGTCACACGCTGTTCGGGAATGCGGGGTGACCAGCGGCGGTGAGCGGGGCCTGTGAGTGATCCCACTCGTGATTACCGCGTGTTGCGGTGAAGCGCGTTTCGTCGCTCGGTGGAGTCGCCTTTCCCACAGTGGTCCCACACCGCGTCCGGGACCCTATGAAGATCAACTTTTGGCGCGCCGAACTTGTCGGATTGTTCAACGATCTTTGCGCTGGTCGGCGGCGGTGAACGGCGGGTGAACACGAGGGGGGCGATTCCCTGCGGAAGCCCTTTATCAGATCAGTCTTAACGAAGGGCCAACGGGGGGTGTCCACAAGCTTTCCCAATTTGATCAACTTCGTAAAGTTGACCGCATGTCGGTTCCCGAGCTCAGCGTCGACCTGCACCGCCTCGTAGCGGGGTGGGCGGCGGGCCTCCCGGACTACGTCGGCACCGCGGCCGACATCGCCACAGACGCGGTGGTCGGGGTGTTCGTGCTGCTGTTCGCGCTGCTGCTGTGGCGGGCGCGGCGGGAGGGGAGCCGGGACGAGCAGGCGCGGGCGATCGTCGCGCCGATCGCGATGGTGGTCGCCTACCTGGTGAGCAGGACCGCGAAGTCGCTCGTGGAGCAGGACCGGCCGTGCCGGAGCATGGACGTGATCTCGGAGTGCCCGCCGGTCGGCGACTGGTCGTTCCCCAGCAACCACTCGGCCATCGCCGGGGCGGCGGCGGTGGCGATCGTGATGTGCGACCGGAGGCAGCGGTGGGTCGTCCCCGTCGCGCTGCTGGCCGGGGCGTCGCGGGTGTTCGTCGGCGTGCACTACCCGCACGACGTGCTGGCGGGCCTGCTGCTGGGCGCGCTGGTGGCCGCGATCATGCAGAAGCTGGCCCCGCTGCTGCCGGTGCCCGCGTGGTTCGCGGCGCCCGGCAACCCGGAGGCCGCCGAGCGCGGCGCGGCCGACCCGCGCCCCTGCGCCCGCGCGACCCCCGACAACGGCAGGCCCGCCGGTCGCGGCGACGCCCTCACCGCAGGCCGGACGGCCGGCCGGGACGAGGGGCGCGACGCCGTGGCCGCGAAGGCGGAGGCGGCGCTGGTCAGCGCGGCGGTGAACGCGGCCGTGAGCGCGGCGGTCGGCGCGGCCATGGGCGGCCCCGAGGCGAAGGCGGCGAGCCGGAGCATCGCCGCGTCGAAGGCACTGGCGGAGGCCGCCAGGGCCGAGCTGCGCCGCACCTCGGGCGACGAGCCCGCCCAGCCCACCCCGACCCGAGTGGCCCAGGCCCCCGCGGCGACCAGGCTGGAACGCCTCCCCGACCCGACCACGGCCGTGCAGGTGGCGGTCACGGGCGCGGGCGACGAGGCGACCCGGATGGTGCAGGTGTCCGTGGTCGGCGCACCCCCGACCCGCGCCCTCCCGACCCCCGCCCCTGCCACCGACGCGCCCCGCGCCCAAGTGTCCGGCGCCGAGCCGACTCGGGCGCTGGCGGCGCAGGGGGTCGACCAGACCAGGGCCCTGGCCGGGCAGGGGGCTGAGCCTGGGGCGATGCCTGAGCCTGGCGCTGATCCGACGAGGGCGATGCCTGCGCCGGGCGCGGAGCCGACTCGGGCGCTGGCGGCGCCGGGGGTCGACCAGACCAGGGCGCTGGCCGCGCTGGGGGTCGACCCGACCAAGGCGCTCTCGGCGCCGGGTGGTGCGGCTGCCACGCGAGTGGTCCAGGCGCCCAGTGGGGGAGCGGCGCACGGGCAGGGGGCCGAGGCGACCCGCGTTCAGCCCGCGGGCGCCGGCGCGGAGTCGACCCGCGTGGTCCGGCTGCCCGGCGCGCGACCGGACCGGGGACAGGCGGAGACCGAGGTGCTGGCGAGGGTGAGCGCGGACGACGCGCCCCCGCCGCGCGTGGAGTCCACCAGGATGGTCCCGCTCTCCGGCACGACCGGCGCGCCCCCGCAGGTCCCGGCTCCCCTGAACCTGACCCGCGCCCTGCCGAGGTCGGGCTCGCTCCAGGGCTTGGCGGGCGCGCCCGGCGGACGCAGGCGCGCCGCCGACCAGGCGACCGTCCCCGCCGCCGAACCCGTCACCCCGGTTCCGGGCGCCCAGGGCCCAGGCGCCCAGGGCCCGAGCGCCCAGGGCCCGAGCGGTCAGGGGCCGAATGCCCAGGGCCTGAGTGGCCAGGGCCGCCCCGCCCAAGGCCCGAGCGTTCCGCCCGTCGCCGTCCCGCCCGCGAGCACGCCGCCCGCGAGCACCCCGCCCGTCGCCGTCCCGCCCGCGATCAACCCGGCTGCCGCCGCCGCGCTCGCCGCTGATCTGCCCGCCGCGAGCACCCCCGCGACCGCCCTGTTCGCCGCCCCCGGCACCCCGGTCGCGACTCCCGCTCCCGCGGGCTTCCCCGGTGGCCGCCCGACCGATCCGGACGCTGCCGACACGGCCGTCATCCACGGCCTCTTCCGGGGCGGCGACCACGGCCCCGCCGCGCCCCCCGCCCCATCACGGGTCCCGT encodes:
- a CDS encoding phosphatase PAP2 family protein, producing the protein MSVPELSVDLHRLVAGWAAGLPDYVGTAADIATDAVVGVFVLLFALLLWRARREGSRDEQARAIVAPIAMVVAYLVSRTAKSLVEQDRPCRSMDVISECPPVGDWSFPSNHSAIAGAAAVAIVMCDRRQRWVVPVALLAGASRVFVGVHYPHDVLAGLLLGALVAAIMQKLAPLLPVPAWFAAPGNPEAAERGAADPRPCARATPDNGRPAGRGDALTAGRTAGRDEGRDAVAAKAEAALVSAAVNAAVSAAVGAAMGGPEAKAASRSIAASKALAEAARAELRRTSGDEPAQPTPTRVAQAPAATRLERLPDPTTAVQVAVTGAGDEATRMVQVSVVGAPPTRALPTPAPATDAPRAQVSGAEPTRALAAQGVDQTRALAGQGAEPGAMPEPGADPTRAMPAPGAEPTRALAAPGVDQTRALAALGVDPTKALSAPGGAAATRVVQAPSGGAAHGQGAEATRVQPAGAGAESTRVVRLPGARPDRGQAETEVLARVSADDAPPPRVESTRMVPLSGTTGAPPQVPAPLNLTRALPRSGSLQGLAGAPGGRRRAADQATVPAAEPVTPVPGAQGPGAQGPSAQGPSGQGPNAQGLSGQGRPAQGPSVPPVAVPPASTPPASTPPVAVPPAINPAAAAALAADLPAASTPATALFAAPGTPVATPAPAGFPGGRPTDPDAADTAVIHGLFRGGDHGPAAPPAPSRVPSPAPTANSTPTAAHTAAPTPPDAPRAPRRPVPPRDPATTDVLPRI
- a CDS encoding HipA family kinase, whose amino-acid sequence is MNSPTGLRTVAATRYVTPFREGGSLPGLVEADDLGMYVLKFRGAGQGVKVLVAEIVVGELARRLGFRVPEIVLVELDPELARSEPDQEVQELLRASGGLNIGLDYLPGSFDYNPVVRAPEPAEATRLLWLDGLVLNVDRSWRNPNTLLWHRKLWLIDHGAALYPHHYWRADRFPADRYRFDAADHLMLPFAGALSEVDGELSAAITPELLDEVLALVPDEWLEGDEQFPGAERVRSAYRDLFAARLRAPRTWVDELEAARAARV
- a CDS encoding histidine phosphatase family protein, producing the protein MTDFAWVGLIRHAESTGNVAREVAESSALHFIDIDERDADVPLSPEGERQGAALAAHFAALPEGELPDVVVASPCRRALHTAMLALPDHPVALVDERLRDRELGALDLLTRRGLAHRYPEELARKRRLGKFYYRPPGGESWADVALRLRSLLGDLERQHGGKRVLLVAHEVTALLLRYLLEGVPEPELLEHARTTVVPNASLTAWERVGDGYLLRAAHTTAHLGDLDPLAVGGL
- a CDS encoding DUF3037 domain-containing protein; the protein is MPHVFEYALLRAVPRQERGEFVNVGVLLYSAPLGFLGARVHVDEARVLALDPHLDVELLRDSLTHLGLSCSGDRAAGPVSGTSAGQRFRWLTAPRSTIVQTSPTHTGLTEDPDAELERLLAALVLPPRPPGDH
- a CDS encoding LCP family protein — encoded protein: MSAGHYGHQQSPGYRQAPVRRRRRPGRIIGFVLVALLLAVVGMWVYVDTSLSRSDALPDYEGRPADTPGTNWLLVGSDARDDLTDEQRENLATGDAAGRRTDTIMLLHIPEGSGKSTLVSIPRDSYVDIPDNGKNKVNAAFAFGGGPLLARTVEGATGIRIDHYMEVGFGGFANVVDAVGGVEMCLDEPLKDPLAGLDLPAGCQELEGSQALGFVRTRAFATADLQRVQNQRAFLSALADKATSAGTLLNPFRSIPLVFAATDSVSVGDGDHLHHLAAMALGMSGGVDNVTVPVGSTPTLPGVGSVVQWDRENALRLFGALEKDEAVPADLLQQPK